A genomic stretch from Ureibacillus composti includes:
- a CDS encoding DUF4279 domain-containing protein, with protein sequence MNKTQVNVYFSLYGDEFPLDEVTEKLKVIPTETYKRGDLIPKRSTVRYRKETSWDLGTGYQNSLNVNKQLQEILGKLQNKTLIINEIKETYSLECKLFIVIKIENGNTPALYMDREIIKFASSIEAEIDVDLYANPYENDFND encoded by the coding sequence TTGAATAAGACTCAAGTAAATGTGTATTTCAGCTTATATGGAGATGAATTTCCACTAGATGAGGTTACGGAAAAGTTAAAAGTAATTCCTACTGAGACTTATAAAAGAGGCGATTTAATTCCAAAACGTTCAACGGTTCGTTATAGAAAAGAAACGAGTTGGGATTTAGGAACAGGCTACCAAAACTCACTTAATGTTAATAAGCAACTCCAAGAAATTTTAGGCAAATTACAAAATAAGACATTAATAATTAACGAAATAAAAGAAACTTATTCTTTAGAGTGTAAACTCTTTATTGTTATTAAAATAGAAAATGGAAATACGCCTGCTTTATATATGGATAGAGAAATAATAAAATTTGCTTCAAGTATTGAAGCTGAAATTGATGTAGATCTATACGCTAATCCTTATGAAAATGATTTTAACGATTAA